Proteins co-encoded in one Aphelocoma coerulescens isolate FSJ_1873_10779 chromosome 21, UR_Acoe_1.0, whole genome shotgun sequence genomic window:
- the C1QA gene encoding complement C1q subcomponent subunit A — MQPGFLLAASALAAVLGMALLEDGVCKAPDGKNGSPGAPGRDGRPGQKGDVGEPGRPASSTGTKGPKGDTGEPGLPGFPGMVGAPGLPGPRGVPGPPGMPGQKGTAGDILEHPRPAFSASRLSPPRTGTTVVFDRIITNQENSYSPRTGKFTCSIPGLYYFAYQVVSSGDLCLSITKNRLRVVSFCDNNSHGILQVNSGSSVLSLAVGDQVSLTTDPARGSSIYSGSEADSVFSGFLVSPETA, encoded by the exons ATGCAACCCGGATTTTTGCTGGCAGCCAGCGCcctggcagcagtgctgggcatggccctgctggaggaTGGAGTGTGTAAGGCACCGGATGGCAAGAATGGCTCCCCTGGAGCCCCTGGCCGTGATGGGAGGCCAGGGCAGAAGGGTGATGTGGGAGAGCCAG GGAGACCAGCATCAAGCACAGGCACCAAGGGACCCAAAGGGGATACAGGCGAACCAGGGCTTCCTGGCTTCCCAGGCATGGTTGGCGCACCTGGCCTACCTGGCCCTAGGGGAGTGCCAGGGCCGCCAGGGATGCCGGGACAAAAAGGGACAGCTGGTGATATTTTGGAGCACCCGCGTCCTGCCTTCTCCGCCTCCAGGTTGTCACCCCCGCGCACAGGCACGACGGTGGTGTTTGACAGGATCATCACCAACCAGGAGAACTCCTACAGCCCCCGGACCGGGAAGTTCACCTGCAGCATTCCCGGGCTCTACTACTTCGCCTACCAGGTGGTGTCCAGCGGCGACCTGTGTCTGAGCATCACCAAGAACAGGCTGCGCGTGGTCAGCTTCTGCGACAACAACAGCCACGGCATCCTGCAGGTGAACTCGGGCAGCAGCGTGCTCAGCCTGGCCGTGGGTGAccaggtgtccctgaccacCGACCCTGCCCGGGGCAGCTCCATTTACAGTGGCTCTGAGGCCGACAGCGTCTTCAGTGGgttcctggtgtccccagagACAGCCTGA